From Heteronotia binoei isolate CCM8104 ecotype False Entrance Well chromosome 17, APGP_CSIRO_Hbin_v1, whole genome shotgun sequence, one genomic window encodes:
- the TTC9B gene encoding tetratricopeptide repeat protein 9B, whose amino-acid sequence METGGRGAAAAGGALEAQVQQAVAFKAEGQRCYKQKKFREAIGKYHRALLQLKGLEGAAPPGEPPPGPEKSLTAPWQHRLTEEQRALAESTEVECYNCLTACLLQSELVNYERVRDYCLKVLAKEKSDFKATYRAGVAFYHLGDYDNALLYLRQARGREPQDTNVLHYIQLTEIKISRCSRREKEVMA is encoded by the exons ATGGAGACGGGCGGGCGgggcgcggcggcggcggggggggcgCTGGAGGCGCAGGTGCAGCAGGCGGTGGCCTTCAAGGCGGAGGGGCAGCGCTGCTACAAGCAGAAGAAGTTCCGCGAGGCCATCGGCAAGTACCACCGGGCCCTGCTGCAGCTCAAGGGGCTGGAGGGCGCCGCGCCCCCGGGAgagccgccgccgggccccgagAAGAGCCTGACGGCCCCCTGGCAGCACCGCCTCACCGAGGAGCAGCGCGCCCTGGCCGAGAGCACCGAGGTCGAGTGCTACAACTGCCTGACAG CGTGCCTGCTGCAGTCGGAGCTGGTGAACTACGAGCGCGTGCGGGACTACTGCCTGAAGGTGCTGGCCAAGGAGAAGAGCGACTTCAAGGCCACCTACCGCGCCGGCGTCGCCTTCTACCACCTGGGCGACTACGACAACGCCCTGCTCTACCTGCGCCAGGCCCGCGGCCGCGAGCCCCAAG ACACCAACGTCCTGCACTACATCCAGCTGACGGAGATCAAGATCAGCCGCTGCTCCCGGCGGGAGAAGGAGGTGATGGCTTAG
- the CCNP gene encoding cyclin-P: protein MVNVASRCAAGRFPWGLAGSPVLCKRGWAALNGPLWSRARSSPVPPEALAALLRTGRASSRGQLRQRQPRPGPCDPPSLAGERGAARPAPAAALLPLRLALPCLHGQPAGSAQPPDGAAAATVAPLSASLGQELSQAMKRMAMGVEQEYAWDIFRSLMEQPRFSFQASDLPHALTAEGRALLVDWLVKVHEYLKLADDTLYLAVYLMNAYLKMSKVRVATLQLLSVTCLFLACKVEETSCPQPSQLCFMTEGTVSPKELFCMERKILARLQFGLHYANPVPLLHLLAAVGRASPEERKGLWEGAGPVVESASWFHGRLGWAAFPPCMLTVAPGTLPTWGGGWLRGGEGGCAGRPLASLSH from the exons ATGGTGAATGTGGCTTCTCGCTGCGCTGCGGGAAGGTTTCCGTGGGGGCTGGCTGGGAGCCCCGTGCTCTGCAAGCGGGGCTGGGCTGCTCTCAACGGGCCCCTCTGG AGTCGGGCCCGCTCCTCCCCTGTTCCGCCTGAGGCTCTGGCCGCGCTCTTGCGCACAGGCCGCGCTTCGTCCCGGGGCCAGCTGCGGCAGCGGCAGCCCCGCCCAGGCCCCTGCGACCCGCCCAGCCTTGCTGGCGAGAGAGGCGCCGCCCGccctgctcctgctgctgctttgcTGCCCCTGCGCCTCGCCCTGCCCTGCCTTCATGGCCAGCCTGCGGGCTCAGCCCAGCCGCCCGACGGAGCCGCTGCCGCCACGG TGGCCCCCCTCTCGGCATCTCTGGGCCAGGAGCTATCGCAAGCCATGAAGCGCATGGCcatgggggtggagcaggagtaCGCCTGGGACATCTTCAGGAGCCTGATG gagcagCCACGGTTCAGCTTCCAAGCGTCTGACCTGCCCCACGCCCTGACTGCAGAGGGGCGGGCACTCCTCGTCGACTGGCTGGTGAAGGTGCAT GAGTACCTGAAGCTGGCGGACGACACCCTCTACTTGGCCGTGTACCTCATGAATGCCTACCTGAAAATGAGCAAGGTACGAGTGGCCACGCTCCAGCTCCTCAGCGTCACCTGCCTCTTCCTGGCCTGCAAGGTGGAGGAGACGTCCTGCCCCCAG ccCAGCCAGCTGTGCTTCATGACCGAGGGCACCGTCTCCCCCAAGGAGCTCTTCTGCATGGAGCGCAAGATCTTGGCCCGCCTCCAGTTTGGGCTCCACTACGCCAACCCTGTGCCGCTGCTCCACCTGCTGGCCGCAGTGGGCCGGGCCAGcccagaggaaaggaaggggcTTTGGGAAGGGGCGGGCCCAGTGGTGGAATCTGCTTCCTGGTTCCATGGGCGTTTGGGGTGGGCCGCCTTCCCTCCCTGCATGCTCACCGTCGCTCCTGGCACCTTgcccacttggggggggggctggctcaGAGGCGGGGAAGGGGGCTGCGCAGGCAGACCGCTGGCTTCTCTTTCCCACTGA